The genomic segment AACAGATTATCGACAACTATCCAGGCATCACCAGCGACGATATCCAGGCATGCCTGCACTATGCCGCGGACACCCTCAAGAGCGAGCGGGTGTATTTGATGTCGGCCCCATGAACATCTTAGCCAACGAAAACTTCCCTCGGGGTCGCCGTTGAGGCGCTTCGGGTCGCCGGCCACGACGTGCTTTGGGCCAGGACCGACATGCCCGGAGCGGCCGACGACGTCATTCTCGGTCGCGCCCAGGCGGAAGGGCGGTTGGTCGTGACGTTTGACAAAGATTTCGGCGAATTAGCATTTCGTTGGGGCCTTCCGGCGACCTGCGGAGTAGCGCTGTTCCGCCTGCACACGCAAGCTCCGAACTACGTGTTGGCGCGCGTCCTCGATTCGTTTACCGACGCCGCGGCGTGGATTGGCCATTTCGCGGTGGTTGAGGACTTTCGGGTCCGCGTTCGGCCCCTGCCGTGAGAGCGAGGTCGGCCCGTTTTTGAGCATGCCTACCACTTTTTGGTAGCGAGCCCCGTTAGTCCCCGGTGGGCCGGCGCTCGCAAGCTCGCTGGTCCCACCCTACACGTCATCACCGAACCCCAGCACGCGGCGAGCTTCGGCGGGCGTGGTCACTCCGGCTTCGATCGCGTCGCATGCCCGACGCACCAGCGGCACCATGCCGCTCTCCAAAGCAAGCTGTTGCAGACGCGGTCGATCGCCGCGCGACAAGATGGCACGGGCAAGATCGTTGTTCTGCACCGTCAACATTTCCGCCAATACGGTCCGGCCCCGATAGCCCGTCCCCCCGCAAAGCGAACATCCCCGCGCGGCGAGCATCGTGCCCACCGGCAAGCCGAGCCGCGAGTCGGCGTCGTCGGTCGGCTCGGCGCACTCGCAGAGCCGCCGCACCAGCCGCTGCGAAATGATGGCCAAGATGCCGCTGCGCAGCAGGTAGGGCGCGATCTCCATGTCGCACAGCCGGCTGATGGCGCCCACGGCGCTGGGCGCGTGAAAGGTGGTCAGCACGAGATGCCCGGTGAGCGAGGCCTGAAAGACGGTCTCGGCCGTGGCCCGGTCGCGAATCTCGCCCAGCATGATGACCTCGGGATCTTGCCGCAGCAAAAACCGCAGCCCGGCCGCCAGGTCGAAACCGGCCGCCGCATTCACCTGCGACTGGGCCACGCCCGGCACGGCCATCTCGATCGGATCTTCCAGCGAAGCCAGACTGCGGCTGCCGTGCGACGTTTGGGC from the Pirellulales bacterium genome contains:
- a CDS encoding GspE/PulE family protein, which produces MTLESLRHELAAFDAGDPQYATLVVERLLAAGRQVEASDLHLLPTATGLDIQWRIDGVLQPLAVMPAPLAPNVVARLKVLAGLLTYRTDTPQEGRIRQAAGAEVRVSTFPTLYGEKAVVRLFADRGQYQSLESLGLQAEIVSGLRRLLAETSGAILVTGPAGSGKTTTLYACLREIAQTSHGSRSLASLEDPIEMAVPGVAQSQVNAAAGFDLAAGLRFLLRQDPEVIMLGEIRDRATAETVFQASLTGHLVLTTFHAPSAVGAISRLCDMEIAPYLLRSGILAIISQRLVRRLCECAEPTDDADSRLGLPVGTMLAARGCSLCGGTGYRGRTVLAEMLTVQNNDLARAILSRGDRPRLQQLALESGMVPLVRRACDAIEAGVTTPAEARRVLGFGDDV